The Microbacterium sp. zg-Y1090 sequence GCGCGCGCTGCGCGAGCGCGGTGACGTCGACCCGCTCGGCCTCGAGGCGTGCGGCGGTCTCGGCCGCGGCGACCTCGCCCTCGCGGGCGGCGAGCGCCTGGGTGACCCGGCCGCGGGCCTGCCCGACGAGCTTGCCGAACTCGGCCTTGCGCTCGTTGGGCACGTTGCGCAGCTGCGCGTTGAGGGCGGCCAGCGGCGAGCCCTCGGCGGTGTGCGCGGAACGCGCCGCCTTCAGCTCGGCCGTGGTGGTGGCGGCGGCGATCGCGGCGAGAGCCGCGTCGACGGCGGCATCCACCGCTTCAGGGGTGATCTCGGGAGTCTCGGACACGAGGAACGAGTCTACCGACGCGGGAGGGCGTTCCCGCGTCGGTAGAGCCGTGGATCAGCCGTCGTTCGGGCCCGCCTTGCCGTCGAGCGCGCGGTCCGCGCGCTGCTGCACCGCGATGAGCTGCGTGTCTGTGACCTCGCCCACCGGGTGGTGCATCGGCGCGACACCGGGCGTGCGCGCCGAGCGGCGCAGACGCTTCTCGACGACCGTGGCCACCAGCGAGAGCAGCAGGCAGAGCCCGATGTAGATGGCGCCGACGATGATCGTCATCGGCACGATCGGCGAGCCGTACGTCGACTGCGAGCCCAGGTAGCGCGCGTAGAACAGCAGCTCGGGGTAGGTGATGATGAAGCCCAGCGCGGTGTCCTTCAGCGTCACCACCAGCTGCGCGATGATCACGGGCAGCATGGCGCGGATCGCCTGCGGCAGCAGCACGAGCCGCATCACACCCGACTTGCGCAGGCCGAGGGCGTAGCCGGCCTCCTGCTGACCGCGCGGCAGCGACTGCACGCCGGCGCGGATGACCTCGGCGAGCACGGGGCCGTTGTAGGCGATGAGCGCGATGACGACGGCCCAGTACGAGTCCATCCGGATGCCGATGACCGGCAGCCCGTAGTAGAGCAGGAACATGAAGACCAGCACGGGCACGGCGCGGAACACCTCGACGACGGCGCCGACGGGGATGCGCACCCACGCGTGATCGGACAGTCGCCCGATCGCGAGGACGAAGCCCACCACGAGCGCACCGACCGCCGCCACGGCGAAGGCGGCCAGAGTGCGCAGCGTGGCTTCCCCGATGTTGAGCCACACGGTGGTGTAGCTGAAGGCCTGCCACTTGCGGGCGGAGAACTGCCCGGTGTCGATGAGGCGCCACAGCAGGAAGCCCAGCACCGCCGCGACGAGCAGCACCGTGACGACGCCGAGGATGCGGTTGCGGACGATGGCCCGGGGACCGGGGACGTCGTACAGGACCGAGGTCATCGGGTCACCCTCCATCGGTTCTCGAGCGTTCGCTGCAGCCACGACAGCAGCAGCACCAGCGCCACGAAGATGACCATGACCCAGACGATCACGAGGAACTGGTTCTCGCCCCGCTCACTGAGGTAGTTGCGGGCCGAGCCGAGGTTGACGACCGAGAACCCGGCGGCGACGGTGGTGTTCTTCAGCAGCGCGATGAAGACGCTCATCATCGGCGGGATCACCGAGCGGAACGCCTGCGGCATCACCACGAGGCCCATCACCTGGCCGAAGGTGAGGCCCAGAGCGCGGGCGGCTTCGGCCTGCCCTACCGGAACCGTGTTGATACCGGAGCGGATCGTCTCGGCCACATAGGTCGCGGTGTACAGCCCCAGCGCGCTGATCGCGAGGGTCAGCGACACGTCGGAGGTCAATCGCAGGCCCAGGATCGGAGGCAGGGCGAACGCGAACGCGAAGAACACGAGCGTCAGCGGCGTGTTGCGGATCGTGTTGACGTAGATCGTGCCGACGGCACGGGCCACCGGGATGGGCGAGACGCGCATCGCGGCGACGACGATGCCGAGCACGAGGGCGAGCACCCCGCCGCCGAAGAACAGGATGAGAGTGCCCAGCAGGGCTTCGCCCCACACGTCGGCGTTGTCGGTGATGACGCCCATGCGTACTTCTCTCGGTCGGATCAGGAAGGGGGTCGGGGGCGGCCGCGGGGCCGCCCCGACCTCAGGGTCAGTCGACGGCCGGCTGCTCGCCGTCGATGCCGGCGGGAGCGAGGTGCTCCTCGAACAGCGCGGTCCACACGTCGCCGCCGTCGGTGAAGAGGGAGTTGATGTGGTCGAGCAGAACGGTGTCGCCCTTCTCCAGGCCCACGCCGTAGCGCTCCTCGCTGAAGGGCTCGCCGGCGATCTTCAGCTCGTCGGGCTGCTGCGCCACGTAGCCGGCGAGGATCGCCTCGTCGGTGGTGATGGCGTCGACCGAGCCGGACAGCAGCTGCTCGATGCACTGCGAGTAGGTGTCGTACTCGACGGTGTCGCCCGGGCTGTACTCCTCGCGGATGCGCTGCAGCGGCGTCGAGCCGGTCACCGAGCAGACGATCTTGCCTGCGAGGTCGTCCGGTCCGGTGATGTCGTCGTTGTCCGCGGCGACGAGCAGGCCCTGGCCGGTGAGGAAGTACGGACCGGCGAAGTCGATCTGCTCCTTGCGCTTGTCGGTGATCGAGTAGGTGCCGACGTAGTAGTCGATGTCGCCGTTGACGATCGCCTGCTCGCGGTTGGCGGAGGGGATGGTCTCGTACGTGATCTGGTCCTCGTCGAAGCCCAGCGACGCCGCGATCCAGCGCGCGATGTCGATGTCGAAGCCGGTGCGCTCATTGGTGGCCGCATCCTGGTAGCCGAGGCCCGGCTGGTCGTTCTTCACACCGATGATGACGCCGTCGCGCTCGACCATGCGGTCGTACGTCGGGCTGCCTTCCAGCGAGACGTCGGTGGCGACCTCCCACAGCGCTGTGGTGTCCTCGCCGTCGGTGGCTTCGCCACCCGGGTTGTCGGGCGTGCCGCTGTTGCAGCCGCTCAGGGCGAGGGCGGCGATGGCGATGCCGGCGAAGGCGCCGGCCATACGGGTCTTGCGCATGTGATCCTCCTGGTGTCGATGGTTTCGGTGACCGGCCCGGGTGCACGGGCGCGGACGTCTCAGTGCGTGATGAGCTTGGAGAGGAAGTCCTTCGCGCGGTCGCTGCGCGGGTTGGTGAAGAACGTGTCGGGGGTGGCCTCTTCGACGATCTGCCCGTCGGCCATGAACACCACGCGGTCAGCCGCCTTGCGCGCGAACCCCATCTCATGGGTCACGACGATCATCGTCATGCCGTCCTGCGCGAGACCGACCATGACGTCGAGCACCTCGTTGATCATCTCCGGGTCGAGCGCACTGGTGGGCTCGTCGAAGAGCATGACCTTGGGCTTCATCGCGAGT is a genomic window containing:
- a CDS encoding amino acid ABC transporter permease, giving the protein MTSVLYDVPGPRAIVRNRILGVVTVLLVAAVLGFLLWRLIDTGQFSARKWQAFSYTTVWLNIGEATLRTLAAFAVAAVGALVVGFVLAIGRLSDHAWVRIPVGAVVEVFRAVPVLVFMFLLYYGLPVIGIRMDSYWAVVIALIAYNGPVLAEVIRAGVQSLPRGQQEAGYALGLRKSGVMRLVLLPQAIRAMLPVIIAQLVVTLKDTALGFIITYPELLFYARYLGSQSTYGSPIVPMTIIVGAIYIGLCLLLSLVATVVEKRLRRSARTPGVAPMHHPVGEVTDTQLIAVQQRADRALDGKAGPNDG
- a CDS encoding amino acid ABC transporter permease: MGVITDNADVWGEALLGTLILFFGGGVLALVLGIVVAAMRVSPIPVARAVGTIYVNTIRNTPLTLVFFAFAFALPPILGLRLTSDVSLTLAISALGLYTATYVAETIRSGINTVPVGQAEAARALGLTFGQVMGLVVMPQAFRSVIPPMMSVFIALLKNTTVAAGFSVVNLGSARNYLSERGENQFLVIVWVMVIFVALVLLLSWLQRTLENRWRVTR
- a CDS encoding glutamate ABC transporter substrate-binding protein, translated to MRKTRMAGAFAGIAIAALALSGCNSGTPDNPGGEATDGEDTTALWEVATDVSLEGSPTYDRMVERDGVIIGVKNDQPGLGYQDAATNERTGFDIDIARWIAASLGFDEDQITYETIPSANREQAIVNGDIDYYVGTYSITDKRKEQIDFAGPYFLTGQGLLVAADNDDITGPDDLAGKIVCSVTGSTPLQRIREEYSPGDTVEYDTYSQCIEQLLSGSVDAITTDEAILAGYVAQQPDELKIAGEPFSEERYGVGLEKGDTVLLDHINSLFTDGGDVWTALFEEHLAPAGIDGEQPAVD